In the Microcaecilia unicolor chromosome 10, aMicUni1.1, whole genome shotgun sequence genome, one interval contains:
- the ATP6V1FNB gene encoding protein ATP6V1FNB produces the protein MGREVLTTQKQNFWKESYLKEVLLRLNWYRQYSQSIKARGQRRARQKPREKIKLPAINEVLMKAAEETKKTEAIKDRIKRLTFREDGEEEAEGEGLPDFDMKPVTPRTRSLLYSGLSKEEEGRYKYLQERCKIKPEEKYVYPLTTNWMYGWQLGSMDPGQRSIYPRCCLVRDTFFRRNGAFSLLDPLDTASC, from the exons TGACCACCCAAAaacagaacttctggaaggaatCGTACCTGAAGGAGGTTCTGCTCCGTCTCAACTGGTACCGACAGTATAGCCAGAGCATCAAGGCAAGGGGCCAGCGGAGGGCGAGGCAGAAGCCCAGGGAGAAGATCAAGCTACCGGCCATCAATGAAGTTCTCATGAAGGCTGCCGAGGAGACGAAGAAGACGGAGGCGATCAAGGACCGCATCAAGCGGCTGACCTTCAGGGAGGAcggggaggaggaggcagagggaGAGGGGCTACCCGACTTCGACATGAAACCGGTCACCCCCCGCACCAGGAGCCTGCTCTACAGTGGCCTCTCCAAGGAGGAGGAGGGCAGGTACAAGTACCTCCAGGAGCGCTGCAAGATCAAGCCAGAGGAGAAGTACGTGTATCCCCTCACCACCAACTGGATGTACGGTTGGCAGTTAG GGAGTATGGATCCAGGACAGCGCTCCATCTACCCCCGCTGCTGTTTAGTAAGGGATACCTTCTTCCGGAGGAATGGTGCCTTCTCCCTGCTCGATCCCCTTGACACTGCCTCCTGCTGA